The following DNA comes from Candidatus Methylacidiphilum fumarolicum.
TTTTTCAACTTTTTATTTATAAGCATATGAAATAAAATATAATAAAGTCTTTCTCTATGAAAATGTTAGAGATTGGCTTGAGGATTAAACGAAAAGGAGAGAGAAAAATTATGAAAAAAATTGCACTTTTATTATCCAGCCTTGCATTTTTAGGATTTGGCTCTGGCATAGTTCCGCTTTATGGCCAGACTCACCATCGTCATCATCATGAACAAGGAACAACAATGAAATTTCATCATATGCATGAAATGATTAATCACGCTGTCGAAATGGCAGCCGAAGGTTCTAATCTTATCATGCTAGGTGAAATGGGAATGTCTCCTGGAATCGATGAACTATCGATCGACCATGGCAGACATCACATAAGGGAAGCCAGAAGCCTTATTAATAGCGTCTTAGAAAGCAAAACAATGAAGGAGCTTCATAGTCAAGGATTAGGGGAAAGCTCCGAAATGACTTATACACACAAGCTTGCTGACAAAGCCAAAGAATATATAGATCTGGTCGCCCAAATGCATTCTGTCAAATAAAATGACAAGAGGAGGAGTGGGCTCTTTCAAATGAGCCCGCTCTTTTTTTTTCAATTATTCCTTGGGCTCTTTTCCCTTTAGAATGGCATCCTCTTATGGGGAATAAGAAGTTGTGAGTATGGAATGTATTATGCCTTTTTTTATATGGAAAATTGGAGCATAAATTTTCTTCTATTGTATTTTTGGGTGGAATTTCACTCATGATTTTTTTTATTTTTTTTAAATTCTAAATTTTTTTCACTATTTTTTGCTCCTTTTAATTTTCCTCCCTTTAAAAAATCAGGCTCTTTAATATCTCCAAAGCTTTTGGCATACCTTTTGCTAAGGGATCGTACGCTATGAAAAGAGTCTCAATGATTGCGTTTCTGGGCATGGTTATTTTTTTGTTATTCTTAGCAAACAATGGATTTGGGTCTGAAGATCAGCCGATAAGCCAAAAAGAATCGACTGTAGCCGTAGGGTTGGATCCAGATAATCCTGGGAAGGAAACTCCATCCAAAGCCAAAACAGCCAAAAAGTCTGCTGATGCTGATAGGAATAGACAAGATTATATGCCAGAAAAGTCAGAAGTTATTTATACGCAAAGGACTCTAGAAGAAACCGTTAGCCAACTTCCTGAAGTGCAAGTCATTGCCGTAACTCCTTTGCCGGGGATGGGCCAGCCGCTAGAAAATTTGCCTGGGAATTATCAACTAGCCAAAGGAGAAACATGGTTAAGGCAAGAAGAGTTTAGCCTACCGCAATTTATGGAAAGGAACATGGCTAGCGTTAATGAAGTCAATCTCAATGGTAATCCTTTTTTGCCTAATATCAACTATCGTGGCTTTGCGGCTTCGCCTATTCCTGGTACTCCTGTAGGGATTTCCGTTTTTTATGATGGAGTAAGGATTAATGAACCCTTTACAAACAATGTTCTTTGGGATTATGTGCCTCAGTTAGCTGTTTCCACGATGGAAGTAGTTCCAGGTTCAAATCCTATTTATGGACAGAATACTCTTGGAGGGGCCTTGGTAATTCAAACAAAGGATGGAAGGCGTAATCCAGGCTCCATGATCCAGGATTATGCTGGAGCATGGGGAACCAATGATCTTGAATTTCAACATGGGGGTTATAAGGGAAAATGGGACTGGTTTTTGTCTGGCAACTGGTTTAGTCAAGAAGGTTGGAGACAGCAAAGTTCAAGCTATGTCAAGCAGCTTTTTGGGAAAATAGGCTATCATGACGAGGGGACAGGAACCGACATTCATTTAGAATATACGGGGGCTGATAATCTATTAAATATTTTGGGCCCTACTCCTGTGGATATGATCCAGACAGCAGGCAATTCCATGATCTATACAGGGCCTAACCCTCAGCATGACAATCTGAACCTTGTCAATCTATTCGCTACTCAGGCCCTAACGGAAGAATGGACTATAGGAGGGAATGCTTATTTTAGAGAATCTGACTTTTCTTTTAATAACGGAAATATCGCCAATAATGTGGATCAGTTTCTAGGGTTTAACTATCCCCTGGATGCTCAAGCCTTGGATGAAAATGGAATGCCCATTCCAGCCGGAGAATGGGATTTTGGGAATATCAATCAAACAGGCGCAGGGGCGCGGATTCAAGGACAATGGGATAAAAAACTGGGTTCCATGGAAAATTATATGATTGCAGGAGCAAGTTTTGATTGGTCTCAGAGTATATTTAATTCTGGCTTTTATCCTGCGGCCATGGGAGCCAATTACAATAATATAACGATTCCTGGTTTTCCTTTTCAACAACAGTTTGTGGTACCTGGATTTTCGGACTTCGTCGGATTGTATCTGACTGACACATTTTCTCCCACCCCTTGGTTTCACCTTACAGGAGCGTTAAGAGACAATTATGCGCAAATCACTATTGGTGGTTTTGGCGTAGATAATAATGGGGAGACCGTTTCATTGAATGCCGCAGAGAGGTTTCAGCAACTAACCCCAGCAGCCGGGTTTACATTTCAGCCGCTTATGGCTTTTGGGATCCATGATCCACAAATAAAAGATTTAACCTTTTTTTTCAACTATAGTGAAAGTTTTAGGGCCCCCATGCCTGGAGAGATTACAGGAGCGAATCCAGTCATCCCTGTCATTCTTCCCATTGCACAGCTGGGTGATCCTATGCTTGCTCCCGTTCTTGCTCAGACTTTCGAAAGTGGCCTTCGGGGATCGATTAAACCAAGTCAGTTATCGTGGGCTCTTTCCTTTTATCGAACAGATATTGCCAACAACATTGTTTTTCAGAATACCGGTCATTCTAGCGCTGGATTTTTTCAAAATGTAGCGGCAGAAAGAAATCAGGGAGTAGAAATCACCTTACAGGGAAATTACAAAAAACTGGGTTGGTTTGCTAATTGGTCATTTCTGGAAGCAACCTTTCAGTCCTCACTTTTTTTGGAAAATGCAATTAGCCCTTCAGTGCCTGTCTCTCCAGGGAACAGGCTTCCAAACCTGCCGGAACAGATGTTTAAAGCTGGTATCAGTTATCAGATATTCCCGAGGTGGCTCATTTCAGCTGATTTTCAATACTATTCCAGCCGATTCCTTTACGGTGATTGGGCGAATGTGTATCCAATGCTGAGAGGCTTTTCTGTTCTAAATATTCAAAGCTATGTTACCATTAATCGGTATGTCCAGCTCTTTGCTTTTGCTACTAATGTTTTCAATGAATTTTACGCTGGAGCAGGGATGATCTCCCAGAATGTGTTTACTGGAGCCCCTAATGGGGGAACCATCGTACCTTTTATCACTCCTGGTTCTCCTTTTGGAATATGGGGAGGAGCAAGAATAACTTTTTGAGCATCAGATTGGTTGGTCCTTTTTTTCGATTGTCTCTTTCTCTCTATGTCCTCTCTTTCCGCATCTCCTAGGTGCTTACTGGTTTTGGCGGCAGATTCCTGATTATGAGCGAAATGCATCAGAAGGGTTTTTTTGATGAGCATATCTTTTCTACAAAAGAATCTGCTAGCTAGCTTAGCTATGTTGATTGGAAGGCGTGGAAGGAGTATTTGGTAGTGTTTTTTTTATTCAACGCTGTCTTGAAGGACAAAGATGTTTTCATCAACTCCAAGAAACTTAGAAGCCTTTTTGACATACTCGTCCCTCAAGTGTAGATCGGTGAATTTTTTCAAAGCTCTATGAGCAGCTAAAAAAGCATAATCTTTTAGTATGGGGCGTAAGGAAAATTGACTGTTTTTAGAGCTGAACAAGTAAAAAGAATTATTATGATTATCTTTAATGAGTAATTCGGCTTCTTCTTTATCTTGATTTTCTTGAGAGACTCTAAGATCTAAACATTCGTAATGAGCAATCAAAAACTGATGAACATCTCTAACTATTGATGTATGGGCAGTTGCCATAGAAAAAAAAACCATGAGAAACATTGTAAAGGTCGTACGAATAGAAAACCGCAACGCAACGTTTCTCCTATTTCTTTCTTTTTCCATGTTCTCTACAACTACTAATTCGTTTGACTGTCTTGAGTTTCTATTTTCTTAAAAGAGAAATACATTTCTTCTTTTTCTATCTTAGAAGTAGAAAACTAAGAGCTTCTCAAAACAAAGTTCACTGTTAAAAAAGACATTTTTCCTTGTGGATCTTGCAATCTGATTGGATAGGATAGGCAATTCAAAAGATAGTTGCTCTGACTATTTTCTATTCATTTCTGGAATTGGAACAAATTGGACAGATAAATGAACCTCTGCTAGGTTAGGCTGTCATTCTAGAG
Coding sequences within:
- a CDS encoding TonB-dependent receptor, whose product is MKRVSMIAFLGMVIFLLFLANNGFGSEDQPISQKESTVAVGLDPDNPGKETPSKAKTAKKSADADRNRQDYMPEKSEVIYTQRTLEETVSQLPEVQVIAVTPLPGMGQPLENLPGNYQLAKGETWLRQEEFSLPQFMERNMASVNEVNLNGNPFLPNINYRGFAASPIPGTPVGISVFYDGVRINEPFTNNVLWDYVPQLAVSTMEVVPGSNPIYGQNTLGGALVIQTKDGRRNPGSMIQDYAGAWGTNDLEFQHGGYKGKWDWFLSGNWFSQEGWRQQSSSYVKQLFGKIGYHDEGTGTDIHLEYTGADNLLNILGPTPVDMIQTAGNSMIYTGPNPQHDNLNLVNLFATQALTEEWTIGGNAYFRESDFSFNNGNIANNVDQFLGFNYPLDAQALDENGMPIPAGEWDFGNINQTGAGARIQGQWDKKLGSMENYMIAGASFDWSQSIFNSGFYPAAMGANYNNITIPGFPFQQQFVVPGFSDFVGLYLTDTFSPTPWFHLTGALRDNYAQITIGGFGVDNNGETVSLNAAERFQQLTPAAGFTFQPLMAFGIHDPQIKDLTFFFNYSESFRAPMPGEITGANPVIPVILPIAQLGDPMLAPVLAQTFESGLRGSIKPSQLSWALSFYRTDIANNIVFQNTGHSSAGFFQNVAAERNQGVEITLQGNYKKLGWFANWSFLEATFQSSLFLENAISPSVPVSPGNRLPNLPEQMFKAGISYQIFPRWLISADFQYYSSRFLYGDWANVYPMLRGFSVLNIQSYVTINRYVQLFAFATNVFNEFYAGAGMISQNVFTGAPNGGTIVPFITPGSPFGIWGGARITF